In Bosea sp. (in: a-proteobacteria), one DNA window encodes the following:
- a CDS encoding GMC family oxidoreductase: MTAAADSLPGSGEAYDFIVVGAGSAGCLLANRLSADPSQRVLVVEAGGRDNWIWFHIPVGYLFAIGNPRADWRFETEAEPGLGGRRLAYPRGRVIGGSSAINAMIYMRGQAADYDGWRQRGLEGWGWDEVLPYFLRHEDHEAPPSPCHRSGGELRVEYPRVRWDLLDRIRDAAESAGIAKIEDFNGGDNAGSSYFQVTQRRGRRWSAATAFLKPALTRKNLTLLTHAEIERVLFEGPAARGVVLREGGQKRIANLRPGGEVILAAGAIGSPALLERSGIGDGERLTGIGVTPIHQRRGVGENLQDHLQIRPVYRVANARTLNGDYRNLFRRGLMGLDYVLRRRGPLTMAPSQVGAFARSSERYETANLEFHFQPLSLDKWGEGLHRFPAFTASVCNLRPSSRGSSHATAADDPRAVAIRPNYLATQEDRQVAVEALKLTRRIVSQPALSGFHPEEVSPGPGCASDADLLAAAGELGTTIFHPVGTARMGLADDPDAVVDGRLRVIGLQGLRVVDASVMPTITSGNTNAPTMMIAEKGAAMILEDRRR, encoded by the coding sequence GTGACCGCGGCTGCAGATTCCCTCCCCGGCTCCGGGGAGGCTTATGACTTCATCGTCGTGGGGGCCGGCTCGGCCGGATGCCTGCTCGCCAACCGGCTTTCGGCCGACCCGTCACAGCGCGTGCTCGTCGTCGAGGCGGGAGGGCGCGACAACTGGATCTGGTTCCATATTCCGGTCGGCTATCTCTTCGCCATCGGCAATCCGCGCGCGGACTGGCGCTTCGAGACCGAGGCCGAGCCGGGATTGGGCGGGCGCCGCCTGGCCTATCCGCGCGGGCGCGTGATCGGCGGGAGCTCGGCGATCAACGCGATGATCTATATGCGCGGCCAGGCGGCCGATTACGACGGCTGGCGCCAGCGCGGGCTCGAAGGCTGGGGCTGGGACGAGGTGCTGCCCTATTTCCTGCGGCACGAGGACCACGAGGCGCCGCCATCGCCCTGTCATCGCTCCGGCGGCGAACTGAGGGTGGAATACCCGCGCGTGCGGTGGGACCTGCTCGACCGCATCCGCGACGCGGCCGAGAGCGCCGGGATCGCCAAGATCGAGGACTTCAACGGCGGGGATAATGCCGGCTCCTCCTACTTCCAGGTCACGCAGCGGCGCGGCAGGCGCTGGAGCGCGGCCACCGCCTTCCTGAAACCGGCGCTCACGCGCAAGAACCTGACCCTGCTGACCCATGCCGAGATCGAGCGCGTGCTGTTCGAGGGTCCGGCCGCCAGGGGCGTGGTGCTGCGCGAGGGCGGGCAGAAGCGCATCGCGAACCTGCGGCCCGGCGGCGAGGTGATCCTTGCAGCCGGCGCGATCGGCTCGCCGGCCCTGCTGGAACGCTCCGGCATCGGAGACGGAGAGCGCCTGACGGGGATCGGCGTGACGCCCATCCATCAACGCCGCGGCGTCGGCGAGAATCTGCAGGACCACCTCCAGATCAGGCCCGTCTACCGCGTCGCCAATGCGCGGACGCTGAACGGAGACTACCGGAACCTGTTCCGGCGCGGATTGATGGGGCTGGACTACGTGCTGCGGCGGCGCGGACCGCTGACGATGGCGCCTTCACAGGTCGGCGCCTTCGCAAGATCTTCCGAACGCTATGAGACCGCCAATCTCGAATTCCATTTCCAGCCGCTCTCGCTCGATAAATGGGGAGAGGGACTGCACCGCTTCCCGGCCTTCACCGCCAGCGTCTGCAATCTGCGCCCGAGCAGCCGCGGCAGCAGCCATGCGACGGCCGCCGACGATCCGCGCGCGGTCGCGATCAGGCCGAACTACCTCGCCACGCAGGAGGATCGGCAGGTTGCCGTCGAGGCGCTGAAGCTGACGCGTCGGATCGTATCGCAGCCGGCCTTGAGCGGTTTTCATCCCGAGGAAGTATCGCCCGGCCCGGGCTGCGCCAGCGACGCGGACCTGCTTGCCGCCGCCGGCGAGCTGGGCACCACGATCTTCCATCCGGTGGGAACGGCGCGCATGGGGCTGGCCGATGATCCCGATGCCGTGGTCGACGGACGACTGCGGGTGATCGGCCTTCAGGGCCTGCGCGTCGTCGATGCTTCGGTGATGCCGACGATCACCTCCGGCAACACCAACGCGCCGACGATGATGATCGCGGAGAAGGGCGCGGCCATGATCCTGGAGGATCGGCGTCGATAG